One window of Lentimicrobium sp. L6 genomic DNA carries:
- a CDS encoding two-component regulator propeller domain-containing protein — MHIKHILGLVFKRTLSVSLFVILSFLAYSQTYYFENYSVRDGLSNSKVYDILQDDGGYIWLATPSGLSRFDGESFKNFGTEDGIPENSIRALFLDSDRQLWLGYENGNVYLKTKLGFREVINDSIKAKGEISDITQNTNGDIIIGTIGAGLFIIQNVNSDQETISHFSGRDGIDSQIYNASAASDGRIFFATSVDMKYMDADSAKFHFFRPSGFPSFFLTTTLMEDTKANLWIGKHNGGLYKFDAQDSVFTFFDHRDGLAHNWVSTIFEDSKGQIWVGTWGGGVSLVVEDSVQVNFNVKNGLQGQSIQKITEDTEGNIYIATQENGFYIFKGNQFLSMTEDNGLPNEQIFDICEVNDSLILLATNYGVAVLEFSTSTQAEVLAIYNQKNEDAISFEGLISNKIKNLVRDKDGNIWIGSALSGIQKFNTKTREFQYDYVINSNLPKNAKMIHDLEVVGSDLYIATVDGLINYEVNSGKIFKLSQTDGLSDRDIETLYRGEQDKLWIGIRNGGINNIDKDGNITILEKTRTITPICFAESPSGQLWVGTFDGVFKLVEDSLVKVIDQQSGLLSNYVSLLHFMDDNRIVVGSNNGLNVYYLDSKEIIHYNKNVGYTGIETKTNSFLKRKDGVLLFGTTGGLMIYDTKTEDRKLKEAFIHLVQMKVNMEEAPMISGATFPYDENSFSFNYHAISLSNQTDLKYQVMLDGLDLGWREVTNSKNISFSQLPPGKYQLLVKAITFDGVENETPAQYSFTIRPPFWQTWWFISGSLLIIIASTFYGVRYRIYLLKKEKKILEQKVLDRTKEISLKNDLLAEKNKHITDSINYARRIQYAAMRPEEHLYQLYAQAFILYQPKDIVSGDFYWYIKKGKHLIIAAADCTGHGVPGAFMSMLGIAYLNEIVGRMNKFVASDILEKLRDNVINALHQSNSADTAKDGMDIALIILDTETRKLQFSGAYNPLYIIREGELIEQKGDRMPIGVHARDKEAFSNHKVNLLAGDQLYFFTDGFADQFGGPKGKKMNYKRFKNLILEQKKQELTQQRENMLLAFNDWKGEQEQLDDVLVIGVKV, encoded by the coding sequence ATGCATATTAAACACATTCTAGGGCTTGTTTTTAAAAGAACATTAAGTGTTTCGCTTTTTGTTATCCTCTCTTTTTTAGCATATTCTCAAACCTATTATTTCGAAAATTATAGTGTAAGAGATGGCCTTTCTAATTCAAAAGTATATGATATTCTTCAGGATGATGGTGGGTATATATGGTTGGCAACTCCTTCGGGTTTAAGCCGTTTTGATGGTGAGAGTTTTAAGAATTTTGGAACGGAGGATGGTATACCTGAAAATTCAATTAGAGCTTTATTCCTAGATTCGGATCGTCAATTATGGTTGGGTTATGAAAATGGAAATGTTTACCTGAAAACTAAATTAGGTTTCAGAGAGGTTATAAACGATTCTATTAAGGCCAAAGGAGAAATAAGTGATATTACCCAGAATACCAATGGAGATATTATCATTGGTACCATTGGGGCAGGATTGTTTATTATTCAGAATGTAAACTCTGATCAAGAAACCATTAGTCATTTTTCAGGTAGAGATGGTATCGACTCCCAAATTTACAATGCATCGGCTGCAAGTGATGGGCGAATATTTTTCGCCACCAGTGTGGATATGAAATATATGGATGCTGATAGCGCTAAATTTCATTTCTTTCGACCCTCAGGTTTTCCTTCTTTCTTTTTAACAACTACCCTAATGGAAGATACAAAAGCAAACCTTTGGATTGGAAAACATAATGGTGGACTTTATAAATTCGATGCTCAAGATTCTGTTTTCACATTCTTCGATCATAGAGATGGCTTAGCCCATAATTGGGTGAGTACTATTTTTGAGGATTCTAAAGGACAAATATGGGTGGGTACCTGGGGAGGAGGAGTGAGTTTAGTAGTAGAAGACAGTGTGCAGGTTAATTTTAATGTGAAGAATGGTCTTCAGGGCCAGAGTATTCAGAAGATAACGGAAGATACAGAAGGGAATATATATATTGCTACTCAAGAAAATGGGTTTTATATTTTTAAAGGTAATCAGTTTTTATCTATGACAGAAGACAATGGCTTGCCCAATGAGCAAATTTTTGATATCTGCGAAGTAAATGATAGCCTTATCCTATTAGCCACAAATTATGGGGTGGCTGTTTTAGAATTTTCAACATCAACTCAAGCCGAAGTTTTAGCAATCTATAATCAAAAAAATGAAGATGCTATTTCTTTTGAGGGATTGATATCCAATAAAATAAAGAATTTAGTTCGCGACAAAGATGGTAATATTTGGATAGGTTCTGCCTTATCGGGAATCCAAAAATTTAATACCAAAACAAGAGAGTTTCAATATGATTATGTAATCAACTCTAACCTGCCAAAAAATGCTAAAATGATTCATGATCTTGAGGTAGTGGGTTCTGATCTTTATATTGCTACTGTTGATGGCCTGATTAATTACGAGGTTAATAGCGGAAAAATATTTAAACTTTCTCAAACCGATGGATTATCAGACCGTGATATAGAGACTTTGTATCGAGGAGAACAGGATAAATTATGGATTGGAATTCGAAATGGAGGGATTAACAATATAGATAAAGATGGAAATATCACCATCCTCGAAAAAACCCGAACCATAACCCCTATATGTTTTGCGGAAAGTCCAAGTGGTCAGCTTTGGGTAGGAACCTTTGATGGCGTGTTTAAATTAGTAGAGGATAGTTTAGTAAAAGTAATTGACCAGCAATCTGGTTTGCTTTCTAATTATGTGAGCCTATTGCACTTTATGGATGACAATAGAATAGTTGTTGGAAGTAATAATGGCTTAAATGTTTATTATCTTGATAGCAAGGAAATCATCCATTATAATAAGAATGTGGGCTATACTGGAATTGAAACCAAGACCAACTCCTTTTTAAAACGAAAAGATGGGGTCTTGCTTTTTGGGACCACAGGGGGACTTATGATTTATGATACCAAAACAGAGGATCGTAAATTAAAAGAAGCTTTTATTCATTTGGTACAAATGAAAGTGAATATGGAGGAGGCTCCTATGATCTCTGGAGCCACATTCCCTTACGATGAAAACTCTTTTAGTTTTAATTATCATGCCATCTCATTAAGTAATCAGACTGATCTGAAATACCAAGTGATGCTAGATGGTTTAGATCTTGGTTGGAGGGAGGTGACTAATTCAAAGAATATTAGTTTCTCACAATTGCCCCCAGGGAAGTATCAATTATTGGTGAAGGCCATTACATTCGATGGAGTAGAAAATGAAACTCCGGCTCAATACTCGTTTACTATTCGACCACCTTTCTGGCAAACTTGGTGGTTTATTAGCGGAAGTTTATTGATCATCATCGCCTCTACATTTTATGGAGTGCGCTATCGAATTTACCTCCTCAAAAAGGAGAAAAAGATATTGGAGCAAAAAGTACTTGACCGTACTAAAGAGATCTCGCTCAAAAACGACTTGTTAGCCGAAAAGAACAAACATATTACCGATTCCATAAACTACGCTCGTAGGATTCAGTATGCTGCCATGAGGCCGGAGGAGCATTTGTATCAGCTCTATGCCCAAGCTTTCATCCTCTATCAACCTAAGGATATTGTGAGTGGCGATTTCTATTGGTATATCAAGAAAGGCAAGCACCTTATTATTGCAGCAGCTGATTGTACAGGTCATGGTGTGCCTGGAGCATTTATGAGTATGTTGGGTATTGCTTACCTCAATGAGATTGTGGGTAGAATGAACAAGTTTGTGGCCAGTGATATTTTAGAGAAGCTGAGAGATAATGTGATTAATGCCTTGCATCAAAGTAATAGTGCTGATACTGCCAAAGATGGAATGGACATTGCATTGATTATCTTAGATACAGAAACCAGAAAGCTACAGTTTTCAGGTGCCTATAATCCCCTGTATATCATTCGTGAAGGCGAGTTGATTGAGCAAAAAGGAGATCGTATGCCTATTGGAGTTCATGCCAGAGATAAGGAAGCTTTTAGCAATCATAAAGTAAATCTACTTGCCGGAGATCAGCTGTATTTCTTCACCGATGGTTTTGCCGATCAATTTGGTGGACCAAAAGGTAAAAAGATGAATTATAAGCGTTTTAAAAACCTCATTCTTGAACAGAAAAAACAGGAGCTTACACAACAAAGAGAGAACATGCTTCTGGCCTTTAATGATTGGAAAGGCGAGCAAGAACAGTTAGATGATGTTTTGGTGATAGGGGTGAAGGTGTAG